The Flavobacterium faecale genome has a segment encoding these proteins:
- a CDS encoding DUF2971 domain-containing protein: MQDNERIFSDFENVDKFKREVLNPILPKAKFSSCFMQSTPGVPADDFSGQLSPIHLLKGSVYEYKGDNSFIHYSSLFGLKAILESGFLRMSEFGNIMDKKELNFASIIFEDNNSLFRIDEDTITVLKENIFCLSLCESNEETKRNDFMWEVYGDKGKGAIIELKLTKKDPEFFIQGKVLYGNEKLNSIREIKNLTEKFAAENNNFIPNNFAEFLIELQAFHKSKRYSIENEVRFLMKENKQQYDEHKLETIYRDINSNQEVKYFNKLFLKGRHPYLNSDQTKNNRKVLDEFPQVEIKRVILGFNISIENKVDIYTLLNKIKVQHNYDFEISQINDDKEIFPMR; the protein is encoded by the coding sequence ATGCAAGATAACGAACGAATTTTTAGTGATTTTGAGAATGTAGACAAATTTAAAAGAGAAGTTCTCAATCCAATTCTGCCAAAAGCTAAATTTTCTAGCTGCTTTATGCAATCAACTCCGGGAGTACCTGCAGATGATTTTAGTGGACAACTATCTCCGATACATTTACTAAAAGGAAGTGTTTATGAGTACAAAGGAGATAACAGCTTTATACATTACTCTTCGTTATTTGGTTTAAAAGCTATTTTAGAATCTGGTTTTTTAAGAATGTCTGAATTTGGAAATATCATGGATAAAAAAGAATTGAATTTTGCTTCAATTATTTTTGAAGATAATAACTCATTATTCAGAATCGATGAAGATACAATTACAGTGTTAAAAGAAAATATATTTTGTTTATCCTTATGCGAGTCAAATGAAGAAACAAAAAGAAATGACTTTATGTGGGAAGTATACGGAGATAAAGGCAAAGGAGCGATTATAGAATTGAAGTTGACAAAAAAAGATCCCGAATTTTTCATACAAGGAAAAGTCCTTTATGGAAATGAAAAACTAAACTCCATTAGGGAAATCAAGAATCTTACTGAGAAATTTGCAGCAGAAAACAATAATTTCATTCCTAATAATTTTGCTGAATTTTTAATTGAACTACAAGCTTTTCATAAATCTAAAAGATATTCCATTGAGAATGAAGTGCGATTCTTAATGAAGGAAAATAAACAACAATATGATGAGCATAAACTGGAAACAATTTATAGAGACATTAATTCAAATCAAGAAGTGAAATATTTCAACAAATTATTTTTAAAAGGAAGACATCCTTATTTAAATTCTGACCAAACAAAAAACAATAGGAAAGTATTAGATGAATTTCCGCAAGTTGAAATTAAAAGAGTTATTCTGGGGTTTAATATCTCCATTGAAAACAAGGTTGATATTTATACTTTATTAAACAAAATAAAAGTGCAACACAACTACGATTTTGAAATTAGCCAAATTAACGATGATAAGGAAATCTTCCCAATGAGATAA
- the lysS gene encoding lysine--tRNA ligase, producing MALSEQEIIRREKLQALRNLGINPYPANLFPVNHTSKQVKESFEEGKKVIVAGRLMSVRDQGKACFAELQDSEGRIQLYVNRDVLCTGEDKTLYNQVFKKLTDLGDFIGIEGELFTTKVGAQCIRVDQFTFLSKTLRPLPLPKIDEDGKVHDAFNDAELRYRMRYVDLTVNQNVKETFIKRTKLFNAMRGYFNDAGYLEVETPVLQSIPGGAAARPFITHHNSLDMPLYMRIANELYLKRLIVGGFDGVYEFSKNFRNEGMDRTHNPEFTAMEIYVAYKDYNWMMDFTEKLLEHCAIGVNGTSEATFGEHQISFKAPYARVTMTDSIKHFTGFDISGKNEQELFDAARGMGIDVDNTMGKGKLIDEIFGAKCEGNYIQPTFITDYPKEMSPLCKEHRDNPELTERFELMVCGKEVANAYSELNDPIDQRERFEDQMRLAAKGDDEATGIIDEDFLRALEYGMPPTSGLGIGMDRLMMFLTNNASIQEVLLFPQMRPEKKVVQIELEADEKTIVAILQANDNQMEFGSLKIRSELSGKKWDKAMKNLSALGMTEVVVEGDVKACRLKE from the coding sequence ATGGCACTATCAGAACAAGAAATCATTCGAAGAGAGAAACTTCAAGCCCTACGCAACCTAGGAATCAATCCTTATCCTGCGAACCTTTTTCCTGTAAATCACACTTCGAAGCAGGTGAAAGAATCGTTTGAAGAAGGTAAGAAGGTTATTGTTGCTGGACGTTTGATGAGTGTACGTGATCAAGGTAAAGCATGTTTTGCCGAGTTGCAAGACAGCGAAGGGCGTATTCAGTTGTACGTGAATCGTGATGTTTTGTGTACGGGTGAAGACAAAACACTTTATAACCAAGTGTTTAAAAAATTGACCGATCTTGGCGATTTTATAGGTATTGAAGGTGAATTGTTTACTACTAAGGTAGGTGCACAATGTATACGCGTGGATCAATTTACATTTTTGAGTAAAACATTGCGTCCGTTGCCATTGCCGAAAATCGATGAGGACGGAAAAGTACATGATGCTTTTAATGATGCCGAATTGCGTTACCGTATGCGTTATGTAGATTTGACGGTAAACCAAAATGTAAAAGAGACTTTTATTAAGCGTACCAAATTGTTCAACGCCATGCGTGGCTACTTTAATGACGCTGGATATTTGGAGGTTGAAACTCCGGTTTTACAATCGATTCCCGGTGGTGCTGCGGCGCGTCCGTTTATTACGCACCACAACTCGCTAGATATGCCATTGTACATGCGTATTGCGAATGAGTTGTATTTAAAAAGATTAATTGTTGGTGGATTTGATGGGGTGTATGAGTTTTCGAAAAACTTCAGAAATGAAGGAATGGACCGTACGCACAATCCTGAGTTTACCGCTATGGAAATATATGTAGCCTACAAAGACTACAACTGGATGATGGATTTTACAGAGAAATTGTTGGAGCATTGCGCTATTGGTGTAAATGGTACTAGCGAAGCGACTTTTGGTGAACACCAAATTAGTTTTAAAGCGCCGTATGCTCGTGTGACGATGACCGATTCTATCAAACATTTTACTGGATTTGATATCTCTGGCAAAAACGAACAAGAATTGTTTGATGCTGCTCGTGGTATGGGAATTGACGTGGACAACACTATGGGTAAAGGAAAATTGATAGATGAAATTTTTGGAGCGAAATGCGAAGGAAATTATATTCAGCCAACTTTCATCACCGATTATCCCAAAGAAATGTCACCGCTTTGTAAAGAGCACCGTGATAATCCTGAGTTGACAGAGCGTTTTGAATTGATGGTTTGTGGTAAAGAAGTAGCAAATGCATACTCTGAACTAAACGACCCAATTGATCAAAGAGAGCGCTTTGAAGATCAAATGCGTCTTGCTGCAAAAGGAGATGATGAAGCAACAGGAATTATCGATGAAGATTTCTTGAGAGCTTTGGAATACGGAATGCCGCCAACGTCTGGATTAGGAATTGGAATGGACCGTTTGATGATGTTCTTAACTAATAATGCTTCTATCCAAGAGGTATTGTTGTTTCCGCAAATGAGACCAGAAAAGAAAGTAGTTCAAATTGAACTAGAAGCAGACGAGAAAACAATTGTAGCTATCTTGCAAGCAAATGATAACCAAATGGAATTTGGTTCACTTAAAATAAGATCAGAATTAAGCGGTAAAAAATGGGACAAAGCCATGAAAAACCTATCAGCTTTAGGAATGACAGAAGTTGTTGTTGAAGGTGATGTAAAAGCTTGTAGATTGAAGGAGTAA
- a CDS encoding 2-hydroxyacid dehydrogenase, producing MNPIKISFFSTQPYDKVFFEKYNAEYKFELDFFETQLNHHTVELIQDSPVVCVFVNDVLDAGVIAALANKGVLIIALRCAGFNNVDLDAAKKAGIRVCRVPSYSPEAVAEHAMAMILTLNRKTHKAYNRVREQNFSLNGLLGFDLHGKTIGVIGTGNIGKAFAKIVLGFGCKVLAFDIAKDEELEKIGVQYEPLDTIFKLADILSLHCPLTEKTKHIINATSLSIMKKNVMIINTSRGALINTPDVIDALKDAKIGYLGIDVYEQEEKLFFKDLSEDIIQDDDIQRLMSFPNVLVTAHQAFFTNEALTQIALTTLQNVTDLLEGNEFANKAGLLS from the coding sequence ATGAATCCAATAAAGATTTCTTTTTTTTCGACTCAACCTTATGATAAAGTTTTTTTCGAAAAATACAATGCCGAATATAAGTTTGAGTTAGACTTTTTTGAAACCCAGTTAAATCATCATACAGTAGAATTGATTCAGGATAGTCCCGTTGTTTGCGTGTTTGTAAATGATGTACTTGATGCAGGCGTGATAGCCGCGCTTGCAAACAAAGGGGTCTTGATTATTGCTTTGCGTTGTGCAGGTTTTAATAATGTTGACTTAGATGCAGCCAAAAAAGCAGGAATTCGAGTTTGTCGCGTTCCTTCCTATTCGCCCGAAGCGGTCGCAGAGCATGCTATGGCAATGATTCTGACTTTGAATAGAAAAACACACAAAGCCTATAATCGTGTTCGTGAACAAAATTTTTCTCTCAACGGCTTATTAGGATTTGATCTTCACGGAAAAACGATAGGTGTAATTGGTACCGGAAATATCGGTAAAGCATTTGCTAAAATAGTATTGGGTTTTGGTTGTAAAGTCCTAGCTTTTGATATTGCCAAAGACGAGGAATTAGAAAAAATTGGGGTACAATATGAACCTCTAGATACAATCTTTAAATTAGCAGATATACTTTCGTTACATTGTCCTTTAACTGAAAAAACAAAACATATTATTAATGCGACATCGCTTTCGATAATGAAAAAAAATGTCATGATCATTAATACTAGTAGGGGAGCGTTGATTAATACACCAGATGTAATTGATGCTTTGAAAGATGCTAAAATTGGCTATCTCGGAATCGATGTTTATGAGCAAGAAGAAAAATTATTTTTTAAAGATTTGTCAGAAGATATTATTCAAGATGATGATATCCAGCGATTAATGAGTTTTCCAAATGTTTTGGTAACGGCGCATCAAGCCTTTTTTACCAATGAAGCGCTGACGCAAATAGCCTTGACTACATTGCAAAACGTAACTGATCTATTAGAAGGAAATGAGTTCGCAAACAAAGCCGGACTTTTGAGCTAG
- a CDS encoding T9SS type A sorting domain-containing protein, with the protein MKLKLHTSTLIILCCLLFSTYSEAQNNFYQGALNQTAWDNLITQISSKRALLSGQITQLQTANLEARYAQGTIVTADEFVVYASRDRENAGALQTKYTGSGYTGFNNQFTAQLSREGMTASTFSVFDPFQILSDCVKILDNAIAETTKQLNGSIMLPTVQNFSSTGDPTLSNTSSYYKKEGRTIFPSTMWSMQSDSDLMQTIGYLSSSFLSPQTTSAPNAAITPYQLSSQSSLVATNVSKGQSPVQVQITHNPLAGWMTTASNDSSSPFYKIADYRRAFAAYDIDYPIIADNTDPNNWNKNMLQSYIPSIKSAAGNSPLIYVLSNEPHWDLISTSSNDDASKGLSPYTRTAFAEYLKVAYNNNIAALNTVYNPFNSNANYSSFDQLKNVPAQTSSSSPLALFTESQKASLQGTPIWYDWLRFNQNRATKWHLNLKKYTLESDPTAKVSIKIIGNEVEAPDRDSGIDLEASGDLMDVISFDSQITPSNTHGRNARFYRDWWLGRYITEWREQAINIDFFKSLYPNKPIFDSEWHGISSNAWYNFALDKGFVRSGLWHGFTNGLGVVNAWWWYREDGTNGTTKGDLEGKTNTVGNSMSSPQHQPIAFEDFGRTMKEVNALSETVASLSPVKRDFLIYYSNEAAIQDFTYIQQMGQIYEALKLMNVKVGFTTENKIQNLGYTPKAIIIPPTLFIKSTSINALNTYKSNNSSVGILEIKRSGTTNFAKDEKGTPNNSRSTSFATANFTYNGAFTYLSTNATPTSTQIANNSGNANTILTALIANLRSSLTIPTPTINFKIQEVGTTTEAFGVLASQGNTPDGKAVVSLINMSLTDKQIKLPTSSVAYSNMIDGVTLNETFIMKPYDVLLVKTGVTLATKTFTEPIIKPYKMYPNPAKNTVTIDNIVAGEYILYNNLGQVVKKEGTTTNTMTLSLSDLRTGVYFIAIPSESTNPIFEKLIISK; encoded by the coding sequence ATGAAACTAAAATTACACACTTCAACACTCATAATATTGTGTTGTTTACTATTTTCTACCTATAGTGAAGCACAAAATAATTTTTACCAAGGTGCACTTAATCAAACCGCTTGGGACAATTTGATTACTCAAATTAGCAGCAAAAGAGCTCTTTTGTCAGGTCAAATCACACAATTACAAACTGCCAACTTAGAGGCGCGTTACGCCCAAGGTACCATTGTCACAGCAGATGAATTTGTTGTGTATGCAAGCCGCGATCGTGAAAATGCAGGCGCTTTGCAAACGAAATATACTGGTAGTGGATATACCGGTTTCAACAATCAATTTACAGCACAATTATCCCGTGAAGGTATGACTGCATCTACTTTTTCTGTTTTTGATCCTTTTCAAATACTAAGTGATTGTGTTAAAATTTTGGATAATGCCATCGCCGAAACAACAAAGCAATTGAACGGAAGTATTATGTTGCCTACTGTTCAGAACTTTTCGAGCACGGGAGACCCAACACTTTCAAATACTTCTAGCTATTATAAAAAAGAGGGCAGAACAATTTTCCCCAGTACAATGTGGAGTATGCAATCAGATTCTGATTTGATGCAAACCATTGGCTATTTGAGCTCTAGTTTTTTATCTCCTCAAACAACAAGTGCTCCAAATGCAGCCATTACTCCTTATCAACTTTCTAGTCAATCCAGCTTAGTTGCAACCAATGTATCCAAAGGACAAAGTCCGGTACAGGTCCAAATTACACACAACCCACTTGCAGGATGGATGACAACTGCATCCAATGATAGTAGTTCTCCTTTTTACAAAATTGCCGATTACAGACGTGCTTTTGCGGCTTACGACATAGACTACCCTATTATTGCCGATAATACTGACCCGAATAATTGGAACAAGAACATGTTACAATCTTATATTCCGAGTATCAAAAGTGCAGCAGGAAATAGTCCTCTTATTTATGTTTTATCGAATGAGCCACACTGGGACTTGATTTCGACCTCCTCCAATGATGATGCATCAAAGGGATTATCACCTTACACCCGAACTGCCTTTGCGGAATACTTGAAAGTGGCTTATAATAACAACATTGCAGCGTTAAATACAGTTTACAATCCATTTAACAGCAATGCAAATTACAGTAGTTTTGACCAATTGAAAAATGTTCCAGCACAAACCTCTTCATCATCACCTTTAGCTCTTTTTACAGAAAGCCAAAAAGCTAGCTTACAAGGAACTCCTATTTGGTATGATTGGTTACGTTTCAACCAGAACAGAGCTACAAAATGGCATTTAAACCTAAAAAAATACACGTTGGAATCTGATCCAACTGCTAAGGTTTCGATAAAGATAATCGGAAATGAAGTTGAAGCTCCAGATAGAGATAGCGGTATCGACCTAGAAGCTTCTGGGGACTTAATGGACGTCATAAGTTTTGATAGTCAAATTACTCCAAGCAATACACACGGAAGAAACGCTCGTTTTTACAGAGATTGGTGGCTTGGACGTTATATTACTGAATGGAGAGAACAAGCAATAAACATTGACTTCTTCAAATCTTTATACCCAAACAAACCTATTTTTGACTCTGAATGGCACGGAATATCGAGTAATGCTTGGTATAATTTTGCATTAGACAAAGGTTTTGTACGTTCTGGTTTATGGCACGGATTCACAAATGGATTAGGTGTTGTCAATGCATGGTGGTGGTACCGTGAAGACGGAACTAATGGAACTACAAAAGGTGATCTTGAAGGAAAAACAAATACAGTTGGAAACTCTATGTCATCGCCACAACACCAACCTATTGCGTTTGAAGATTTTGGCCGCACGATGAAAGAGGTAAATGCTTTGAGTGAAACTGTAGCTAGTTTGTCACCCGTTAAAAGAGATTTTCTAATTTATTACAGTAACGAAGCAGCCATTCAAGACTTTACTTATATTCAACAAATGGGGCAAATCTATGAAGCCTTGAAACTCATGAATGTTAAGGTGGGTTTCACTACCGAAAATAAAATTCAAAATCTTGGATACACGCCAAAAGCAATTATAATCCCACCTACCCTATTTATAAAAAGCACAAGCATCAATGCTTTAAACACCTACAAATCAAACAACTCATCTGTTGGCATCTTAGAAATCAAACGCTCTGGAACGACCAATTTTGCAAAGGACGAAAAAGGAACACCTAACAATTCTAGAAGTACCAGTTTTGCTACAGCAAACTTCACCTACAATGGAGCCTTTACCTATCTTTCTACCAATGCTACTCCAACCAGTACGCAAATAGCAAACAATTCGGGTAACGCAAATACAATTCTTACGGCACTAATTGCTAATCTAAGATCATCGTTAACGATACCTACCCCAACTATTAATTTTAAAATTCAAGAAGTAGGTACTACTACTGAAGCTTTTGGTGTATTAGCATCACAAGGAAACACACCTGATGGTAAAGCAGTTGTATCTCTTATCAATATGAGCTTAACAGACAAACAAATTAAATTACCAACCTCTAGCGTTGCCTACAGCAATATGATTGATGGTGTTACACTAAATGAAACTTTTATTATGAAACCATATGATGTACTATTGGTGAAAACTGGAGTGACATTGGCAACAAAAACCTTCACTGAACCTATTATCAAGCCTTATAAGATGTATCCAAATCCAGCGAAAAACACCGTTACAATTGATAATATTGTTGCTGGTGAATACATTTTGTACAACAATTTAGGACAAGTAGTTAAAAAGGAAGGAACAACTACAAACACGATGACCTTATCCTTATCAGACCTTCGCACAGGAGTTTATTTCATCGCCATTCCAAGTGAAAGCACAAATCCAATATTCGAAAAATTAATTATTTCGAAATAA